The following coding sequences lie in one Cucurbita pepo subsp. pepo cultivar mu-cu-16 chromosome LG13, ASM280686v2, whole genome shotgun sequence genomic window:
- the LOC111808073 gene encoding putative methylesterase 11, chloroplastic, whose translation MGNFCGSLAPKPTKKRPTKRPLNPPSSANSSKIWTRGRSSRKEKPDAALTHQQILAAAILFQQHHGRDPFDRTSSLRYPKSGSKNTNALPRSSSTRARSLTDPMLQPHQLVAQNVKLEDIETNHFVLVHGGGFGAWCWYKTIALLEEGGYKATAIDLTGSGVHSFDPNRITSLSQYVQPLTDFLEKLADGEKVILVGHDFGGACIAYAMELFPFRIAKAIFIAAAMLSNGQSTLDMFSHQSGADDLMQQAQTFSYANGNDHPPTAINFEKSLLRDIFFQKSPAKDVALASVSMRPIPFAPILEKLCLSESKYGSIGRFYIETPEDNAIPITLQESMMNKSPPQQVFRLKGADHSPFFSKPQALNKLLVDISKIKTQS comes from the exons ATGGGTAATTTCTGTGGCAGTCTCGCGCCCAAGCCGACGAAGAAAAGGCCCACCAAGCGCCCTCTCAACCCGCCGTCGTCCGCCAATTCGAGTAAAATATGGACCCGAGGTCGTTCTTCGAGGAAAGAAAAACCCGATGCTGCTCTGACCCATCAGCAAATTCTTGCCGCTGCGATTTTATTTCAACAGCACCACGGGCGCGACCCTTTTGATCGAACCTCTTCGCTTCGGTACCCGAAATCAGGGTCGAAGAATACCAACGCTTTGCCGCGTAGTTCGAGTACTCGTGCTCGGTCGCTTACCGATCCCATGCTTCAACCCCACCAGCTTGTTGCCCAG AATGTTAAACTTGAGGATATAGAAACAAatcattttgttcttgtcCATGGTGGTGGCTTTGGTGCATGGTGTTGGTACAAAACCATAGCACTTTTAGAAGAAGGGGGTTACAAAGCTACTGCAATAGATTTAACTGGTTCAGGAGTTCATTCGTTCGATCCGAATCGAATCACGAGCCTTTCGCAATACGTGCAGCCTCTTACCGATTTCCTTGAGAAGCTTGCTGATGGAGAAAAG GTTATCTTGGTGGGACATGATTTTGGCGGTGCATGTATTGCTTATGCAATGGAATTGTTTCCTTTTAGGATTGCAAAAGCCATATTTATTGCTGCGGCAATGTTGAGTAATGGACAGAGCACTTTAGACATGTTCTCCCACCAG TCTGGTGCAGACGATCTAATGCAGCAGGCTCAGACGTTTTCATACGCAAATGGGAACGATCATCCTCCGACAGCTATCAACTTCGAAAAATCTCTGTTGCGGGACATATTTTTCCAGAAAAGTCCTGCCAAG GATGTTGCTCTGGCATCTGTGTCAATGAGACCGATTCCATTTGCGCCTATTCTGGAAAAGCTGTGCCTTTCGGAGTCGAAATATGGATCGATCGGACGGTTTTACATCGAAACTCCAGAAGACAATGCCATTCCCATCACATTACAAGAAAGCATGATGAACAAAAGCCCCCCACAGCAGGTGTTTCGGCTAAAAGGGGCAGATCATTCCCCTTTCTTCTCAAAGCCTCAAGCTCTGAACAAGCTATTGGTAGACATCTCAAAGAttaaaacacagtcatag
- the LOC111809327 gene encoding UDP-glycosyltransferase 83A1-like, whose amino-acid sequence MNNLKPQFEKLLAKMNTDHDGGLACAIVDMSMGWVLEIAASLGVKGAIFTPFTAAHSVLNLSHNELIESGIITPEGIPVEEKTIELESLGTPSMIHTSDLPWRCVPFKNSQKILFDHLVRVQRGCHYAKWYILIVPHVLEPQVVSLNPKLLTIGPLIATEAGQLWKEDESCIHWLDQQPAGSVVYMAFGSSTDFNQEQFEEIAMGMELTERPFMWVVRQGTEHQLPAGFKGGKGKIVSWVSQQKVLNHPSVGIFMSHCGWDSVIEGVSSSFVGRTWETIF is encoded by the coding sequence ATGAACAATTTAAAGCCACAGTTTGAAAAATTGCTTGCCAAGATGAACACTGACCACGACGGTGGCCTCGCTTGTGCCATTGTCGATATGTCAATGGGTTGGGTCCTCGAAATCGCTGCCAGTTTGGGCGTGAAAGGAGCCATTTTCACGCCTTTCACAGCCGCTCACTCTGTTTTGAATCTCAGCCATAACGAACTTATTGAAAGTGGCATCATAACCCCAGAAGGGATTCCGGTAGAAGAAAAGACAATCGAATTGGAATCACTGGGAACTCCCTCAATGATCCACACTAGTGACCTTCCTTGGCGGTGCGTTCCATTCAAGAACTCGCAAAAGATTTTGTTCGATCACTTAGTTAGAGTCCAGCGAGGGTGCCATTACGCGAAATGGTACATTTTAATAGTGCCTCACGTATTGGAGCCACAAGTGGTTTCACTCAACCCCAAGCTTCTAACGATTGGCCCACTCATTGCGACGGAGGCAGGGCAATTGTGGAAAGAAGACGAGTCCTGCATCCATTGGCTGGACCAGCAACCGGCAGGGTCGGTTGTGTACATGGCATTTGGGAGCAGCACCGACTTCAACCAGGAACAGTTTGAGGAGATCGCGATGGGGATGGAGCTTACGGAGCGACCGTTCATGTGGGTGGTGCGGCAGGGAACAGAGCACCAACTTCCAGCGGGTTTTAAGgggggaaaagggaaaatagTGAGTTGGGTGTCGCAGCAAAAGGTGCTAAACCACCCTTCTGTAGGGATATTTATGAGCCACTGTGGGTGGGACTCTGTAATCGAAGGGGTGAGTAGTTCCTTTGTTGGCCGTACGTGGGAGACCATTTTCTGA
- the LOC111808068 gene encoding receptor-like protein kinase FERONIA, whose translation MKILTLLFSIFFFLLLPFTSQTSYYVPTDDIAVDCGIAAFRIARDGRNWTGDDATHFSPSDPPNAVDKSTVRSNFANAVNDPLFKTARLSLSPFTYSFPVSAGPKFIRLHFLPDAYGEFPESDALFTVQIPQFTLLKDFNAALVADSLNQNTISKEFCIHVAGEAPILNITFTPSPNSYAFVNGIEVVSMPESLYYSPAKQGPTPIVRNNIALELYHRLNLGGDKVPPSEDSGMYRTWNGNNPYVSSLVFKIENYSVPINYTTSTPNFTATDSVYQSALILGNNKTFNSLNNLSMDLPVDAGFNYLVRLHFCQIHYNLFREEQRRFIVFINGRKIDALDINSVNSPIHKDYNVPMADGRKNILVDLSPLPSESFDAILNAIEVFKQSNGTNLAVPNPVGPAPPPPEVKPVVKKSNSTVIIAVVCGVVGFAILFSLVGFVIIRKQSKKKSRKKKKKKKMKKTTEDILLPERRCRIFTFEEILDATDNFNPEGEIGIGGFGAVYKGILEEEEDLTVAIKRLNPESQQGAQEFKMEIELLSELRHANLVPLIGYCLEGKEMLLIYELMQNGTFKDHLYDTQNPPLPWKKRLLICHGAARGLNYLHTGVDRPIIHRDVKTTNILLDENWVARVSDFGMSKLGQSNTAVITAVKGTWGYLDPEYHRRLKVTEKSDVYSFGVILFEVLCGRKPLDPLAGEEKFKLTLWVKKCLEKGSVYEIIDPNLKGKISQDCLKQYLELAAACINDQSKHRPTMAMVEEKLMFILQLQEEADEDRADDELSYPEGPFSPIRSMVGPVRSESYKGHLATVLSGSDFTASTLMSEDMFSEQSTSSASLSRNQPANA comes from the coding sequence aTGAAAATCCTTACTCTTCTCTTctcaatcttcttcttcctcctccttcccTTCACTTCTCAAACCTCTTACTATGTCCCTACCGATGACATCGCCGTCGACTGCGGTATCGCCGCCTTCAGAATCGCACGGGACGGCCGGAATTGGACAGGCGACGACGCCACCCATTTCTCCCCCTCCGACCCACCAAACGCCGTTGACAAATCCACCGTCAGGTCCAATTTTGCCAACGCTGTCAACGACCCCCTCTTCAAAACCGCacgcctctctctctcccccttcACCTACTCTTTTCCGGTCTCCGCCGGCCCCAAATTCATCCGCCTCCACTTCTTGCCAGATGCTTACGGCGAATTCCCCGAATCAGACGCCTTGTTCACCGTTCAAATTCCCCAATTCACTCTCCTCAAAGACTTCAACGCCGCCCTCGTAGCCGATTCCTTAAACCAAAACACCATCTCCAAAGAGTTCTGTATCCATGTCGCCGGAGAAGCCCCGATATTGAATATCACCTTCACCCCATCTCCGAATTCTTACGCCTTCGTCAACGGAATCGAAGTTGTCTCCATGCCGGAAAGCCTTTACTACTCTCCGGCGAAACAGGGGCCGACGCCGATAGTCAGAAACAACATCGCCCTCGAACTTTATCATCGGTTAAACCTCGGCGGCGACAAGGTCCCGCCTAGTGAAGATTCCGGCATGTACCGAACATGGAATGGGAATAATCCGTACGTAAGTTCTCTAgtcttcaaaattgaaaattactcCGTTCCTATAAACTATACAACTTCCACTCCTAATTTCACAGCCACAGATTCTGTTTATCAGTCCGCTTTAATTTTGGGGAATAACAAAACTTTCAATTCCTTAAACAACTTGTCTATGGACTTGCCCGTCGATGCCGGATTCAATTATCTGGTGCGGCTCCATTTTTGCCAGATTCACTATAATCTGTTCCGTGAAGAACAGAGACGTTTCATAGTGTTCATAAATGGCCGGAAAATCGACGCCCTCGATATAAATTCCGTCAATTCTCCGATTCACAAGGACTACAATGTTCCAATGGCGGATGGGCGTAAAAATATCCTTGTTGATTTAAGCCCATTACCGAGTGAGAGCTTCGATGCAATTTTGAATGCAATTGAAGTGTTCAAACAGAGCAATGGCACTAATCTTGCAGTACCTAACCCAGTGGGGCCGGCTCCTCCGCCGCCGGAAGTTAAACCAGTagtcaaaaagtcaaattcaACGGTGATCATCGCCGTCGTGTGCGGCGTCGTGGGGTTTGCCATCCTATTCTCCCTTGTTGGATTCGTGATCATACGGAAACAGAGTAAGAAGAAATctaggaagaagaagaagaagaagaagatgaagaaaacgACCGAGGATATCTTACTACCTGAACGACGGTGCCGGATTTTCACGTTTGAAGAGATTTTAGATGCGACGGATAATTTTAATCCGGAGGGGGAGATCGGAATTGGTGGATTTGGTGCCGTTTACAAGGGAATtttggaggaggaagaggatcTCACCGTCGCAATAAAACGGCTGAATCCGGAATCCCAACAAGGCGCACAAGAATTCAAGATGGAGATCGAATTGTTATCAGAGCTCCGCCACGCAAACCTTGTACCCCTCATCGGATACTGCTTGGAAGGCAAAGAAATGCTgctaatttatgaattaatgcAAAACGGAACATTTAAAGACCATCTCTACGACACCCAAAATCCTCCTCTACCATGGAAGAAGCGCCTCCTAATCTGCCACGGGGCGGCGCGTGGTCTAAACTACCTACACACCGGCGTCGATCGACCCATCATCCACCGTGACGTGAAGACAACAAATATCCTTCTAGACGAAAATTGGGTCGCAAGAGTTTCTGATTTTGGGATGTCGAAATTGGGGCAGAGCAACACGGCGGTCATCACGGCGGTGAAAGGAACCTGGGGGTATTTGGACCCGGAATATCACCGCCGTCTTAAGGTAACGGAAAAATCCGACGTGTACTCATTTGGGGTCATCTTGTTCGAAGTGCTCTGTGGGAGAAAGCCACTGGACCCCCTCGCCGGCGAAGAGAAGTTCAAGCTTACGCTATGGGTTAAAAAATGCTTAGAGAAAGGGAgtgtttatgaaattattgatCCAAATTTGAAGGGGAAGATTTCGCAGGATTGTTTGAAGCAGTACTTGGAGCTGGCGGCGGCCTGTATTAACGATCAGTCGAAGCACCGGCCGACGATGGCAATGGTGGAGGAGAAGTTAATGTTCATCTTGCAGTTGCAGGAGGAAGCAGATGAGGATCGTGCCGACGACGAGTTGAGCTATCCAGAGGGGCCATTTTCTCCAATCAGGTCGATGGTGGGTCCTGTCCGGAGTGAGTCGTATAAAGGCCACCTCGCCACCGTGCTGAGCGGCTCCGATTTCACGGCGTCGACGCTTATGAGTGAAGATATGTTCAGTGAACAGAGCACTAGCTCTGCGTCCCTTTCTCGGAACCAGCCTGCTAATGCCTAG
- the LOC111808072 gene encoding eukaryotic translation initiation factor 3 subunit M-like, translating into MATVVETSEEDAALTVVRFVSELAWADAGPEAAEPQVNRLCVEAQECMVMGRWVDLASLMLASTDVIFSKVSEKDLECVFTIICNLVTKSGNPDESFEIAKVISAKIGQQPNDKPALRLKILFNLYNLLENPYSRFYVYMKALDLSLKGKVPEHIIPSLKKIDSFLREWNIGIIEQRELFLAISDVLKGSKSSANDYFKFLTKYLATFTGEDDLNEAKEEAAHAIVEFIKAPNLFKCDLLDMPAVGQLEKDPKYSLVYQLLKIFLTQRLDAYLEFQAANSTLLKSYGLVHEDCIAKMRLLSLVDLGSNESARIPYALIKDTLRINDDEVELWVVKAITSKLIDCKMDQMNGVVIVSRCSDRVFGQHQWETLRMKLATWRGNIANVIGTIRANKVVEDGSQGVQGLAIR; encoded by the exons ATGGCGACTGTCGTTGAAACCTCCGAGGAAGATGCAGCGCTCACCGTTGTTCGCTTTGTCTCCGAGCTTGCTTGGGCCGACGCCGGTCCCGAG GCTGCTGAGCCACAAGTTAATAGACTCTGCGTTGAAGCTCAAGAATGTATGGTTATGGGAAGATGGGTGGATTTGGCATCTTTAATGCTGGCTTCTACCGACGtgatattttcaaaagtttctgaaaaag ATCTCGAGTGTGTATTCACTATTATCTGTAATCTTGTCACGAAGTCTGGAAACCCAGACGAATCATTTGAAATAGCGAAGGTTATATCTGCTAAGATTGGCCAACAGCCAAATGACAAACCTGCACTTCGTTTAAAGAT CTTGTTCAATCTGTACAACCTACTTGAGAATCCATATAGCCGGTTCTATGTATACATGAAGGCCCTGGATTTATCTCTTAAGGGGAAGGTCCCTGAACATATAATTCCCTCATTAAAAAAGATAGACAGTTTCTTGAGAGAGTGGAATATTGGAATCATAGAGCAGAGAGAACTTTTCCTCGCCATCTCCGATGTTTTGAAAGGAAGTAAGAG TTCTGCGAACGATTATTTCAAGTTTCTTACCAAATATTTGGCCACTTTCACTGGTGAAGATGACTTGAATGAAGCAAAGGAGGAAGCTGCTCATGCAATTGTTGAATTCATTAAGGCACCCAACTTATTTAAG TGTGATTTGTTAGACATGCCTGCTGTAGGGCAACTGGAGAAGGATCCCAAATATTCATTGGTTTATCAGCTTCTGAAGATTTTTCTGACTCAGAGATTGGATGCTTACTTGGAATTTCAAGCTGCAAATTCTACTTTATTGAAAAGCTATG GTCTCGTCCATGAAGACTGTATTGCAAAAATGAGGTTATTGTCATTGGTGGATCTTGGCTCAAATGAATCTGCCCGCATTCCGTATGCTCTCATTAAGGACACACTCAGG ATCAATGATGATGAGGTGGAACTGTGGGTCGTGAAGGCCATTACTTCCAAATTGATTGACTGCAAAATGGACCAGATGAATGGAGTTGTGATTGTGAG CCGCTGTAGTGACCGTGTATTTGGGCAGCATCAGTGGGAAACGCTTAGAATGAAGCTAGCCACATGGAGG GGTAATATTGCGAATGTCATTGGCACCATTCGAGCAAACAAAGTAGTTGAGGATGGATCACAGGGTGTTCAAGGTTTGGCAATTCGCTGA
- the LOC111808070 gene encoding UDP-glycosyltransferase 83A1-like, protein MGSGRHILAIPYPAQGHVIPMLELSLCLAKQGFEITFLNTEYNHNRVMGALAGTERVSDGNIHLVSLPDGMKPGEDRNDLGKLTNTMMQVMPLKLEQLINTIEGLGGRGITCVIADENLGWALEVAEKMRIRRVAFWPAAAALLAMQFRIPKLIEQKLIDSDGTLLKSEEIMLASSIPTTRTESLVWACVGDKETEKIIFQVCLRNNKAIEAADWVICNTVYELEAEIFSIAPRILPIGPLLASNRLENSVGHFWPEDSTCLKWLDQHSPRSVIYVAFGSFTVLNNTQFQELASGLEVTGKPFLWVVRPDITEQNPNNVYPLGFQERVKSRGKIVGWAPQQRVLNHPSIACFLSHCGWNSTLESLSNGVPFLCWPYFADQFLNESYICDIWKVGLKLNRDEHGVITRTEITEKVEKLLGDEELKQRIQKLKKTVLKSAEKGGGSYKNLNNFINWLKS, encoded by the exons ATGGGGAGCGGCCGCCACATCTTGGCCATTCCTTATCCAGCGCAAGGCCATGTAATCCCCATGTTGGAGCTCTCTTTGTGCTTGGCCAAACAGGGGTTCGAAATCACGTTCTTGAACACGGAGTATAATCACAATCGTGTAATGGGCGCTCTAGCAGGAACTGAACGTGTAAGCGATGGCAATATCCACCTGGTTTCACTCCCCGATGGCATGAAGCCTGGGGAGGACCGAAATGATCTTGGTAAATTAACTAACACAATGATGCAAGTCATGCCCTTGAAGCTGGAACAGCTGATAAACACGATCGAGGGATTAGGGGGTCGCGGAATTACGTGTGTTATTGCTGATGAGAATCTCGGGTGGGCTTTGGAAGTTGCTGAGAAGATGAGAATCCGGCGAGTCGCCTTCTGGCCTGCCGCTGCTGCGTTGTTAGCTATGCAATTCAGAATCCCAAAGCTGATTGAACAAAAACTAATTGATTCTGATG GAACATTGCTGAAGAGCGAGGAGATTATGTTAGCATCATCAATACCCACAACAAGAACAGAAAGCTTGGTTTGGGCATGTGTTGGTGACAAAGAGACAGAGAAAATCATATTTCAAGTTTGCTTAAGAAATAACAAAGCAATAGAAGCGGCGGATTGGGTTATCTGCAACACAGTCTATGAGCTCGAGGCAGAAATTTTCAGCATAGCGCCTCGCATTCTCCCAATCGGCCCACTTCTGGCGAGCAATCGACTCGAGAATTCCGTCGGACACTTCTGGCCGGAAGATTCAACTTGCCTGAAATGGCTCGACCAACACTCTCCACGTTCAGTCATTTACGTCGCATTCGGAAGCTTCACAGTTCTAAACAACACCCAATTCCAGGAATTAGCCTCTGGGCTTGAGGTTACCGGCAAGCCATTTCTATGGGTGGTGAGGCCAGACATTACCGAACAAAACCCTAACAATGTCTACCCATTAGGATTCCAAGAGAGGGTAAAATCTCGCGGAAAGATTGTCGGTTGGGCTCCACAACAAAGGGTTCTTAATCATCCCTCAATCGCTTGCTTTCTCAGCCACTGCGGCTGGAATTCAACCCTCGAAAGCCTCAGCAATGGCGTCCCGTTCCTGTGTTGGCCGTACTTCGCCGATCAATTTCTAAACGAGAGCTACATTTGTGATATCTGGAAGGTGGGGTTGAAATTGAACAGAGACGAACATGGAGTGATCACAAGAACAGAGATTACAGAAAAAGTGGAGAAGCTCCTCGGAGACGAGGAACTGAAACAGAGAATCCAAAAACTGAAGAAAACAGTGTTGAAAAGTGCAGAAAAAGGCGGTGGATCTTACAAGAACTTGAACAATTTCATCAACTGGTTGAAATCATAA